One Shewanella sp. MR-4 DNA window includes the following coding sequences:
- a CDS encoding twin-arginine translocation signal domain-containing protein, with product MKQQPSDLSRRSLLKALTVGSVAGAAIAATGMSAAQASESSKVTTKEPKGYHETAHIISYYDSLRS from the coding sequence ATGAAGCAACAACCTAGCGATTTATCTCGCCGTTCTTTGCTTAAAGCACTCACCGTTGGCAGCGTTGCCGGCGCCGCAATTGCCGCTACCGGCATGAGCGCAGCCCAAGCCAGCGAGAGCAGCAAGGTAACAACCAAAGAGCCTAAGGGTTACCACGAAACTGCGCACATTATCAGCTATTACGATAGCCTGCGTAGCTAA
- a CDS encoding molybdopterin-dependent oxidoreductase, whose translation MKLTRKSDVAQVADKPTLGISRRQFMKQAGITTGGIAAASLMGTGMMRRAEAKDVPHDAPIEVKRTICSACAVGCGLYAEVQNGVWTGQEPAFDHPFNAGGHCAKGAALREHGHGEKRLKYPMKLVDGKWKKISWEDAINEVGDQMLNIRKESGPDSVYFMGSAKFSNEGCYMYRKLAAMWGTNNVDHSARICHSTTVAGVANTWGYGAQTNSFNDIQNANAIFLIGANPAEAHPVSMQHILIAKEKNNAKIIVVDPRFSRTAAHSDLHCAIRPGTDIPFIYGMLWHIFENGWEDKTFIQQRVFEMETIREEAKKFPPKEVANITGVSEEVIYQAAKLMAENRPGTVIWCMGGTQHHVGNANTRAYCILQLALGNMGVSGGGTNIFRGHDNVQGATDLGLLFDNLPGYYGLTSAAWTHWTHVWDLDMEWVKSRFDQNAYLGKDPMTTPGIPCSRWHDGVLEDKSKLAQKDNIRMAFFWGQSVNTETRQREVRDALDKMDTVVVVDPFPTMAGVMHRRKNGVYLLPAATQFETQGSVSNSGRSIQWREQVIQPLFESKTDIEIMYRLAQKLGIAEQYTKRIAKENGLPVIEEITREINRGMWTIGMTGQSPERIKLHTQNWGTFSNKTLEAVGGPAKGETYGLPWPCWGTPEAKHPGTQILYNQSKHVKDGGGNFRARYGVEYNGKNLLAEGSFSKGAEIQDGYPEFTDKLLKQLGWWDDLTAEEKAEAEGRNWKTDLSGGIVRVAIKHGCIPFGNAKARCIVWTFPDQVPVHREPLYTARRDLVAKYPTYDDMQVHRLPTLYKSIQEKDFSGKYPLVLTSGRLVEYEGGGEESRSNPWLAELQQEMFVEINPGDAADRGIRNGEFVWLEGAEGGRIKVQAMVTPRVKPGVTFMPYHFAGVMHGESLAPNYPEGTVPYVIGESANTALTYGYDPVTQMQETKASLCQIVKA comes from the coding sequence ATGAAGTTAACTCGCAAGTCCGATGTCGCCCAAGTGGCCGACAAACCGACGTTAGGCATTAGCCGTCGTCAATTTATGAAGCAAGCAGGTATTACTACCGGTGGTATCGCAGCAGCTTCTCTGATGGGTACTGGCATGATGCGCCGCGCAGAAGCCAAAGATGTGCCACACGACGCGCCGATCGAAGTTAAACGTACGATTTGTAGTGCCTGTGCTGTGGGTTGTGGTCTGTATGCCGAAGTGCAAAATGGTGTGTGGACGGGTCAAGAACCTGCATTCGATCACCCATTCAATGCTGGCGGTCACTGCGCTAAGGGTGCTGCACTGCGTGAGCATGGCCACGGTGAAAAACGCCTGAAATACCCAATGAAATTGGTTGATGGTAAGTGGAAAAAAATCTCTTGGGAAGATGCGATTAACGAAGTGGGCGACCAAATGCTCAACATTCGTAAAGAATCAGGCCCAGACTCAGTGTACTTCATGGGTAGCGCTAAGTTCTCTAACGAAGGCTGCTATATGTACCGCAAACTGGCGGCCATGTGGGGCACAAACAACGTCGACCACTCAGCTCGTATTTGTCACTCTACCACGGTAGCCGGTGTTGCTAACACTTGGGGTTACGGTGCGCAAACTAACTCTTTCAACGACATTCAGAATGCCAATGCCATCTTCCTGATCGGGGCCAACCCAGCAGAAGCGCATCCAGTATCTATGCAGCACATTCTGATCGCTAAAGAGAAAAACAACGCGAAAATCATCGTTGTTGACCCACGTTTCTCTCGCACTGCGGCGCACTCAGATCTGCACTGCGCGATTCGTCCAGGTACTGACATTCCCTTTATCTACGGTATGTTATGGCACATTTTCGAAAACGGTTGGGAAGATAAGACCTTTATCCAACAACGCGTATTTGAGATGGAAACCATCCGCGAAGAAGCGAAAAAATTCCCACCTAAAGAAGTGGCAAATATCACTGGCGTAAGTGAAGAAGTCATTTATCAAGCCGCGAAACTGATGGCGGAAAACCGTCCAGGTACCGTGATTTGGTGTATGGGTGGTACTCAACACCACGTCGGTAACGCTAACACCCGTGCTTACTGTATTCTGCAATTAGCCTTAGGCAACATGGGCGTTTCTGGCGGCGGTACTAACATTTTCCGTGGCCACGACAACGTACAAGGCGCGACCGACTTAGGTCTGCTGTTCGATAACCTACCAGGTTACTACGGTTTAACCTCAGCCGCTTGGACTCACTGGACCCATGTGTGGGATCTAGATATGGAGTGGGTGAAGAGCCGCTTCGATCAAAACGCCTATTTAGGCAAAGATCCAATGACCACCCCTGGTATTCCTTGTTCTCGCTGGCACGATGGCGTGTTAGAAGACAAGAGCAAGCTGGCACAGAAAGACAATATCCGTATGGCCTTCTTCTGGGGTCAATCGGTCAACACTGAAACCCGTCAACGTGAAGTGCGTGATGCTTTAGACAAGATGGACACAGTAGTGGTTGTCGACCCATTCCCAACCATGGCGGGTGTGATGCACCGTCGTAAGAATGGCGTGTATCTGTTACCTGCTGCGACTCAGTTTGAAACTCAAGGTTCAGTGTCTAACTCAGGCCGTTCTATCCAATGGCGTGAGCAGGTTATCCAACCTTTATTCGAGTCAAAAACCGACATCGAAATTATGTACCGTTTAGCGCAAAAACTCGGTATTGCCGAGCAATACACTAAACGCATCGCCAAAGAAAACGGCTTACCGGTTATCGAAGAGATCACCCGCGAAATCAACCGCGGCATGTGGACCATCGGTATGACAGGTCAAAGCCCTGAGCGTATCAAGCTGCACACCCAAAACTGGGGCACTTTCAGCAACAAGACGCTCGAAGCCGTCGGCGGCCCAGCGAAGGGCGAAACCTACGGTTTACCTTGGCCATGTTGGGGCACACCAGAAGCTAAACACCCTGGTACCCAAATTCTGTATAACCAATCCAAACACGTTAAAGACGGCGGCGGTAACTTCCGCGCTCGTTACGGCGTTGAATACAATGGCAAAAACCTACTGGCTGAAGGCTCTTTCTCTAAAGGTGCCGAGATCCAAGACGGTTACCCAGAATTTACCGACAAGCTGCTGAAGCAACTCGGTTGGTGGGATGACCTGACTGCGGAAGAAAAAGCCGAAGCTGAAGGCCGCAACTGGAAGACAGACTTGTCAGGCGGCATAGTGCGCGTGGCAATCAAGCACGGTTGTATTCCATTTGGTAACGCTAAAGCCCGTTGTATTGTTTGGACTTTCCCAGACCAAGTGCCAGTTCACCGCGAGCCGTTATACACAGCACGCCGTGACTTAGTGGCTAAATACCCAACCTACGACGATATGCAAGTTCATCGTCTGCCAACACTGTACAAGTCAATCCAAGAGAAAGACTTCAGCGGCAAGTACCCACTGGTACTGACCTCTGGTCGTTTAGTGGAATACGAAGGTGGTGGTGAAGAATCTCGTTCTAACCCATGGCTGGCTGAGCTTCAACAGGAAATGTTTGTTGAAATCAACCCAGGTGACGCAGCCGACCGCGGTATCCGCAACGGTGAGTTTGTGTGGTTAGAGGGCGCCGAAGGTGGCCGCATTAAAGTACAAGCCATGGTAACACCACGCGTTAAACCAGGTGTGACCTTTATGCCATACCACTTTGCGGGTGTGATGCACGGTGAAAGCTTAGCGCCTAACTATCCTGAGGGCACTGTGCCTTACGTTATCGGTGAATCCGCTAACACGGCACTGACCTATGGTTATGACCCTGTGACTCAAATGCAGGAAACCAAAGCGTCGCTCTGTCAGATCGTTAAAGCGTAA
- the fdh3B gene encoding formate dehydrogenase FDH3 subunit beta, which yields MATMKFLCDTKRCIECNGCVTACKNENDSALEWGIQRRRVVTINDGQPGEASISVACMHCSDAPCMAVCPANCFYKTEDGIVLHNKDACIGCGYCLYACPFGAPQFPKKGAFGSRGKMDKCTFCAGGPEENHSEAERQKYGSNRIAEGKLPMCAELCATKALLAGDAEVVSSIFRERVAYRGAKNAAWN from the coding sequence ATGGCTACAATGAAATTTTTGTGTGACACCAAGCGCTGCATCGAATGTAACGGCTGTGTCACCGCATGTAAAAACGAAAACGATTCCGCTCTCGAGTGGGGTATTCAACGCCGCCGCGTAGTAACTATCAACGATGGTCAACCCGGTGAAGCTTCAATCTCTGTCGCCTGTATGCATTGCTCAGACGCGCCATGTATGGCGGTTTGCCCAGCAAACTGCTTCTACAAAACCGAAGACGGCATTGTGCTACACAACAAAGATGCCTGTATTGGTTGCGGTTATTGCTTGTACGCCTGTCCATTTGGCGCACCACAGTTCCCGAAAAAAGGTGCCTTTGGTAGCCGCGGTAAGATGGATAAATGTACCTTCTGTGCCGGCGGGCCAGAAGAAAACCACTCAGAGGCAGAGCGCCAAAAGTACGGTTCAAACCGTATTGCCGAAGGCAAACTGCCAATGTGCGCAGAACTATGTGCGACTAAGGCCCTGTTAGCGGGTGATGCAGAAGTGGTTTCTAGCATCTTCCGTGAGCGTGTGGCTTACCGTGGCGCTAAAAACGCGGCTTGGAATTAA
- a CDS encoding formate dehydrogenase subunit gamma, whose protein sequence is MNKWFKHIGLAIALLFSAVCLANGGDEQALQPQASDAQIWAQLKDGATGYTTSQSEFHAQPINTYDLRVLELRSDWLAPALMAALFGMIIIFVLFIKVNGISKLHHGFSGKLVHRWSKFDVSIHWLGAIPCLMLILTGLTLLAGRFFFQPWLGEGIWEAIVYGAKQIHDVMAIPFMIGWALMTVLWAKNQLPKMYDVKWFLVVGGYINFGPFKGKHPDAGFANAGEKMWFWAFALFGLVISASGMLLLFPNLFEPSRTLSLIALVLHSVSAIVICAFSIVHIFMATVMSEGGMECMVSGYCDENWATQHHNLWYDEIKANGTLKYKE, encoded by the coding sequence ATGAACAAATGGTTCAAACACATAGGTTTAGCCATAGCACTGCTATTTAGTGCCGTGTGTCTAGCCAATGGTGGTGATGAACAGGCGCTCCAACCTCAAGCCTCTGATGCCCAAATTTGGGCACAGCTGAAGGACGGCGCCACGGGATACACTACCTCCCAAAGCGAGTTCCACGCACAACCGATCAATACCTACGATCTGCGTGTGCTGGAGCTGCGTAGCGACTGGTTGGCGCCGGCCTTAATGGCAGCGTTATTCGGCATGATCATTATCTTTGTCTTATTTATCAAGGTGAACGGCATCTCCAAGCTACACCATGGTTTTTCAGGCAAGTTAGTGCATCGCTGGTCAAAGTTTGACGTTTCAATCCACTGGTTAGGTGCGATCCCGTGCTTAATGTTGATTTTAACGGGCTTAACCTTATTAGCGGGTCGTTTCTTCTTCCAACCTTGGTTGGGCGAAGGCATCTGGGAAGCCATCGTTTATGGCGCTAAACAAATCCACGATGTGATGGCGATTCCGTTTATGATCGGCTGGGCATTGATGACAGTGTTATGGGCGAAGAACCAGCTGCCAAAAATGTACGACGTGAAGTGGTTCCTCGTTGTGGGTGGTTACATCAACTTTGGTCCCTTCAAAGGTAAGCACCCTGACGCAGGTTTTGCTAACGCCGGTGAAAAAATGTGGTTCTGGGCCTTTGCCCTGTTTGGGTTAGTGATTTCAGCCTCGGGCATGTTGTTACTGTTCCCAAATCTTTTCGAACCAAGCCGCACCTTAAGCTTAATCGCGCTGGTATTGCACTCAGTGAGCGCTATCGTGATCTGCGCCTTCTCTATCGTGCATATCTTCATGGCAACGGTAATGTCTGAAGGAGGTATGGAGTGTATGGTGTCTGGTTATTGTGATGAAAACTGGGCAACCCAACACCACAACCTGTGGTACGACGAAATCAAAGCTAACGGCACTTTGAAATATAAAGAGTAA
- a CDS encoding TonB-dependent receptor translates to MECRAFKKSAIAVMVSSLVMSSAYAAVDAESSEPIEKITVYGEKIERSLKDTTSSISVIDKDALDSGQYQSTSSALSEVPNVVVLTGSVPDIRGVSGNGSASGFNSFTGGARARVSTLVDGVAEPFVADLTGDTGLWDIQQIEVYRGPQSTINGRNSIGGTVFIKTEDPTFDWQGAARVGYRNQDNFIDSAVMLSGPILDDELAFRVSGQNVTGNTFNKGLEYETNPVPFDLNELITNRWRGKFLWQPSAIEDLKVLYSFSYNDEKGDSGRNYFTSDDPWAFKPIFQRYIETKSTTHSVKVDYDLGEGRAFDLIVAYMDYDWGFESYEALATAQQYVDMNDQSYTVDGKYSFGLKDKDFNGFVGLAYFKRDQDFGSTGSSVYSGDDSTESTSIYGEMTYGLAESLWVTFGGRVMREEQLRNFNMLYQGSQLQEKLDNANTVTLPKLVLQYALNDSTTLAASVRRGYNSGGGALSLAESEYYYYDKEYVNTYEISSRSAFMDGDVNFNANLFYNDFEGYQASNSARKITNIDKAVSYGIEAEFSAMLTENLQFISGVGLLDSEIKQADPSYGDIIGNQLNSAPHVTANAGLKYWLGDAFSFGFSGNYVGEYYADINNTESRVAGDYVVARLSLDYQTDSWRISGFVNNLFDEQALTVNEPASRSYPDGYAAIIDPRNLGVSVMYRF, encoded by the coding sequence AAGGATACGACTTCCTCTATTTCGGTTATCGATAAAGACGCGCTCGACAGCGGTCAATATCAATCCACCTCGAGTGCCTTATCTGAAGTGCCTAACGTGGTGGTGCTTACGGGATCTGTGCCGGATATCCGTGGGGTTTCAGGTAATGGTTCAGCCTCGGGATTTAACTCTTTTACCGGCGGTGCTCGAGCACGGGTATCCACCTTAGTCGATGGCGTTGCTGAACCTTTTGTGGCCGATCTTACTGGTGATACTGGCCTGTGGGATATCCAACAAATTGAGGTGTACCGCGGCCCGCAATCGACGATTAACGGTCGTAACAGCATTGGTGGCACAGTGTTTATTAAAACGGAAGACCCCACCTTCGATTGGCAAGGTGCGGCTCGTGTTGGTTATCGCAATCAAGATAACTTTATCGATAGCGCCGTTATGCTCTCTGGCCCCATCCTCGATGATGAGCTGGCATTTAGGGTGAGCGGACAAAATGTGACAGGGAATACCTTCAATAAAGGCTTGGAATATGAGACAAATCCAGTCCCATTTGACCTCAATGAACTGATCACCAATCGCTGGCGCGGTAAATTCCTGTGGCAGCCGAGTGCGATTGAAGATCTCAAAGTGCTCTACAGCTTTTCATACAATGATGAGAAAGGTGACTCTGGGCGCAACTATTTTACCAGTGATGATCCTTGGGCGTTTAAGCCTATTTTCCAACGTTATATCGAGACAAAATCCACGACTCACTCAGTGAAAGTCGATTATGACCTTGGTGAAGGCCGCGCCTTCGATCTCATCGTCGCTTATATGGATTATGACTGGGGCTTTGAATCCTATGAGGCCCTTGCCACGGCGCAGCAATATGTGGATATGAACGACCAGAGTTACACTGTCGATGGTAAGTATAGCTTTGGTCTAAAAGATAAAGATTTCAATGGCTTTGTGGGTTTAGCCTATTTTAAACGCGATCAAGATTTTGGTAGTACTGGCAGCTCTGTCTACAGTGGGGATGATAGCACTGAGTCCACCTCTATTTATGGTGAGATGACCTATGGCCTTGCCGAATCACTCTGGGTCACATTCGGTGGCCGCGTGATGCGTGAGGAGCAATTGCGTAACTTCAATATGCTCTATCAAGGCAGTCAATTGCAGGAAAAACTCGATAATGCCAATACCGTTACCCTGCCGAAGTTAGTGCTGCAATATGCGCTGAATGACAGCACAACTTTGGCGGCCAGCGTGCGTCGCGGTTATAACTCGGGCGGCGGTGCGTTGTCGTTAGCCGAAAGTGAGTATTACTACTACGACAAAGAGTACGTTAATACCTATGAAATCAGCAGTCGCAGCGCGTTTATGGATGGCGATGTTAACTTTAATGCCAACCTCTTCTACAACGATTTCGAAGGTTACCAAGCCTCTAACAGCGCCCGCAAAATTACCAATATCGATAAAGCGGTCAGTTATGGTATTGAGGCTGAATTCAGCGCCATGCTCACCGAAAATCTGCAGTTTATTTCGGGCGTAGGTTTACTTGATAGTGAAATCAAGCAAGCGGATCCTAGCTATGGTGACATTATCGGCAATCAGCTGAACTCGGCGCCGCATGTGACCGCCAATGCGGGCTTAAAATATTGGTTGGGCGATGCATTTTCTTTTGGTTTTTCAGGTAACTATGTGGGTGAGTATTATGCGGATATTAATAATACCGAATCACGGGTGGCTGGCGATTATGTCGTTGCCCGCTTAAGCCTCGATTATCAAACCGATAGCTGGAGAATCAGCGGCTTTGTAAACAACCTGTTTGATGAGCAAGCCTTGACGGTAAATGAACCTGCCAGCCGCAGTTATCCCGATGGTTATGCGGCGATTATCGACCCAAGAAATCTGGGTGTCTCTGTGATGTACCGCTTCTAA